One genomic segment of Nodularia sp. LEGE 06071 includes these proteins:
- a CDS encoding superoxide dismutase, translating to MSKLIREKIAFVLTGVLLAIVLISCQAVPIAESQSPATPTATTFPPVASPDGELSANPAKLPALPYDYTALGKAIDAETMKLHHDGHHASYVNNLNDALKKEPDLQKSSVEALLRDLNNVPESIRTDVRNNGGGHLNHTIYWQIMSPEGGGEPTEEIAAEINQTFGSFDQFKEQFNQAGGDRFGSGWVWLVRNPAGELQILTTANQDNPIMDGAYPIMGNDVWEHAYYLRYRNRRAEYLNNWWNVVNWPEINKRSLVSLQSGS from the coding sequence ATGTCCAAATTGATCAGAGAAAAAATTGCCTTTGTACTCACAGGTGTGCTGCTGGCTATTGTGCTAATTTCTTGTCAAGCAGTACCTATAGCGGAATCACAATCTCCAGCAACTCCCACTGCTACAACGTTTCCCCCCGTAGCTTCTCCTGATGGCGAACTGAGTGCTAATCCCGCAAAGTTACCAGCATTGCCCTATGATTATACGGCACTAGGAAAAGCTATTGATGCAGAAACGATGAAACTACATCATGATGGACATCATGCTAGTTATGTGAATAACCTGAATGATGCTCTCAAGAAAGAGCCAGATTTGCAAAAAAGCAGTGTGGAAGCTTTGCTGCGGGACTTAAATAACGTTCCGGAAAGTATTCGCACAGATGTCCGCAATAACGGTGGTGGTCACCTTAACCACACAATTTATTGGCAAATCATGAGTCCGGAAGGTGGTGGAGAACCTACAGAGGAAATTGCGGCAGAAATTAACCAAACTTTTGGCAGTTTTGATCAGTTTAAAGAACAGTTTAACCAAGCTGGAGGCGATCGCTTCGGTAGTGGTTGGGTATGGCTAGTGCGTAACCCAGCCGGAGAACTGCAAATCCTCACTACAGCTAATCAAGATAACCCGATTATGGATGGTGCATATCCGATTATGGGTAACGATGTGTGGGAACACGCATATTACCTGAGATATCGCAACCGCCGAGCTGAGTATTTAAATAATTGGTGGAACGTGGTCAATTGGCCGGAAATTAACAAGCGATCGCTTGTTTCATTGCAGTCGGGTAGTTAG
- a CDS encoding HlyD family efflux transporter periplasmic adaptor subunit, with protein sequence MPNASPNSSSILLKKEQDEYQIYLQPSEETTNSHQTIPEGHTQDLYYGTEELLDALPKVWTRGVFYVLLGFASLALPWATLSKVDETGNARGRIEPQGATQKLDSQTGGSVKAVKVTEGQTVTFGQVLLELDSDILQTEIQQAEAKLSALLNQETQLDVLKNQLQLTLSIQKQQNQFQALEKMSQVNQAEQNLGLKQNSYNLQKLERQSLVNQVRQQIQTAKNDQQSAQGRLTIDSRQVKRFQQLVNDGAVSVNQVDQLKKEEQESQRLYARAQSDVKQAQLRLAEETSRYQSTMNQLESDIEQAKHQMQAEKNSYQSLLQSGKLAVLKYEEQLKNLETQLANLQSEIAQTNSTITSLNLQMQQRVVRSPIDGIIFELPVTKPGEVVQVGQRIADIAPQNSEIVLKANIPIQDSGFLNVGMPVKIKFDAFPFQEYGIVEGKVAWISPDSKINQTPQGNIETYELEIVLEQNYIQNGAKRIPLTPGQTANAEVILRQRRVIDFVLDPFKKLHKNGLEI encoded by the coding sequence ATGCCTAATGCCTCTCCCAATTCCTCATCTATACTTCTGAAAAAAGAGCAGGATGAGTATCAAATTTATCTTCAACCTAGCGAAGAAACTACTAACTCTCATCAGACCATTCCCGAAGGTCATACCCAAGATTTATATTACGGTACTGAAGAACTGCTAGATGCTTTACCAAAGGTCTGGACTCGTGGTGTCTTTTATGTCCTGCTAGGCTTTGCATCTCTGGCTTTACCTTGGGCAACTTTATCGAAAGTAGATGAAACTGGTAACGCCAGAGGACGTATAGAACCTCAAGGTGCAACCCAAAAATTGGACTCACAAACCGGAGGAAGTGTCAAAGCTGTGAAGGTGACAGAAGGCCAAACTGTAACCTTCGGACAGGTGCTGCTGGAACTTGATTCTGATATTTTGCAAACGGAAATTCAGCAAGCCGAAGCTAAACTCTCGGCACTGCTAAATCAAGAAACGCAGTTGGATGTGCTGAAAAACCAACTACAGTTGACACTGAGTATTCAGAAACAACAAAACCAATTTCAAGCTTTAGAAAAAATGTCCCAAGTCAACCAGGCAGAGCAAAACCTGGGGTTAAAACAAAATAGTTATAACCTGCAAAAGTTAGAAAGACAATCATTAGTCAATCAGGTGCGGCAGCAGATTCAAACTGCTAAAAATGATCAACAATCGGCTCAAGGTCGTTTGACTATAGATTCCCGGCAAGTTAAACGCTTTCAGCAACTTGTGAACGATGGTGCGGTTTCGGTAAATCAAGTTGACCAACTCAAAAAAGAAGAGCAAGAAAGCCAAAGACTCTACGCCAGAGCGCAATCTGATGTCAAACAAGCACAATTACGCTTGGCTGAAGAAACGAGCCGCTATCAGTCCACAATGAATCAGTTGGAATCTGATATTGAGCAAGCCAAACATCAAATGCAAGCCGAGAAAAACAGTTATCAAAGCTTACTGCAATCTGGTAAATTGGCTGTACTTAAATATGAAGAACAACTCAAGAATCTAGAAACACAACTTGCTAATTTACAATCGGAGATTGCTCAAACTAACAGCACAATCACATCTTTAAATCTACAAATGCAGCAACGAGTAGTGCGATCGCCTATTGATGGGATTATTTTTGAGTTACCAGTCACCAAGCCGGGAGAAGTGGTACAAGTCGGTCAGAGGATTGCTGACATTGCACCCCAAAATAGTGAAATCGTACTCAAAGCTAATATACCGATCCAGGATAGTGGCTTCTTAAATGTGGGAATGCCGGTGAAAATCAAGTTTGATGCCTTCCCTTTCCAGGAATATGGCATTGTAGAAGGCAAAGTTGCTTGGATTTCTCCTGACTCTAAAATCAATCAAACACCCCAAGGAAATATAGAAACCTATGAGTTAGAAATTGTTTTAGAACAGAACTATATCCAAAATGGTGCTAAACGTATTCCATTAACCCCTGGACAAACAGCAAATGCTGAAGTTATTCTGCGTCAGCGACGCGTGATTGATTTTGT
- a CDS encoding DUF2459 domain-containing protein, with translation MSIFHRISLFILAIVASISLVLIASPAVIIPPVNPVEPVTVYVVDLGLHSRLVLPDGDDGFIQYAFGDWRYFALNQEDLGSGIAALLIPTQGAFGSRKYENIAQLQQAIDGNTSILNFSVARAKATRLQKLLDKRFHQNIATQIFNPVNQMNFVQDDLDYTLYHNSNHELVVWLENLDCRVEGFVLLADFKVQYPR, from the coding sequence GTGAGTATTTTTCATCGCATATCTCTATTCATTCTGGCAATAGTAGCCTCGATTTCACTAGTCTTGATTGCCTCTCCCGCAGTGATTATACCCCCAGTTAACCCAGTGGAACCAGTCACTGTTTATGTGGTTGATTTAGGCTTACATTCGAGGTTGGTTTTGCCTGATGGTGATGACGGATTCATTCAGTATGCTTTCGGTGATTGGCGTTATTTTGCTTTAAACCAGGAAGACTTGGGTAGTGGAATTGCAGCGCTGCTAATTCCCACTCAGGGAGCTTTCGGGAGCAGAAAATATGAGAATATTGCTCAGTTACAGCAGGCTATAGATGGCAATACTAGCATCCTGAATTTTTCCGTGGCCAGAGCCAAAGCAACTCGACTACAAAAATTATTGGATAAACGCTTTCACCAAAATATTGCTACACAGATTTTTAATCCAGTTAATCAAATGAATTTTGTCCAAGATGATCTCGACTATACTTTGTATCACAATAGTAATCACGAGTTGGTTGTGTGGTTAGAAAACTTAGATTGTCGCGTTGAGGGTTTTGTGCTTTTGGCTGATTTTAAAGTGCAATACCCCCGTTAA
- a CDS encoding phage holin family protein: MVNLLLTWLVTTISFLIISRLPIGIEIDNFAKAAISAAVFGVLNAILLPILSLFTLPFIILSFGLFFFVLNAIIFALAAAIVQGFTLRWGFWSALIGSIALAIVNSILLALVRTGG; this comes from the coding sequence ATGGTGAATCTTCTTCTCACTTGGTTAGTGACTACAATCAGTTTTTTAATTATTTCTAGGTTACCTATAGGTATTGAAATTGATAATTTTGCGAAAGCAGCAATTTCTGCGGCTGTTTTCGGAGTTTTGAATGCAATTTTGCTGCCAATTCTGAGTTTGTTTACATTACCATTCATCATTCTCAGCTTTGGCTTATTTTTCTTTGTGTTGAATGCCATTATTTTTGCTTTAGCGGCTGCTATAGTTCAGGGTTTTACTCTCAGATGGGGTTTTTGGAGTGCATTGATTGGTTCTATTGCTTTAGCGATTGTTAATTCTATTCTCTTGGCTCTTGTCAGAACAGGAGGTTAA
- a CDS encoding alpha/beta fold hydrolase — translation MTTTVHWQQRVGNQRDWVWRGWQTRYTYIRPSQNKSTTPLILLHGFGASIGHWRHNLAVLGEHHTVYALDMLGFGASQKAPANYSIELWVEQVYEFWKAFIRQPVILIGNSNGSLISLAAAAAHPEMVQGIVMMSLPDPSLEQEAIPPFLRPLVMGIKKLVASPLILKPIFSIVRRPGFVRRWVSLAYANPEAITDELVDILAGPPQDRGSARAFSALFRAAIAVNFSPSVKTILPTLTVPMLLIWGQKDKFVPPVLAQRFTQYNEKLELLNLENAGHCPHDECPEQINQVILDWINRHSQTQPPMQHSPDKPLIPNQ, via the coding sequence GTGACCACCACGGTACACTGGCAACAAAGGGTTGGTAATCAAAGAGATTGGGTTTGGCGAGGCTGGCAAACTCGTTACACCTACATCCGACCTAGCCAAAATAAATCAACAACACCCTTAATCCTGCTACATGGTTTTGGTGCATCCATTGGACATTGGCGACATAATTTAGCAGTCTTAGGCGAACACCATACCGTTTACGCCCTAGATATGCTCGGTTTTGGTGCTTCCCAGAAAGCCCCAGCCAATTACAGCATAGAACTTTGGGTGGAGCAAGTCTACGAATTTTGGAAAGCATTTATTCGTCAACCAGTCATATTAATCGGTAATTCCAACGGCTCACTCATTTCCTTAGCCGCCGCCGCCGCCCATCCGGAAATGGTGCAGGGGATAGTCATGATGAGTTTGCCCGACCCATCCTTAGAACAAGAAGCCATCCCGCCGTTCCTGCGACCTCTGGTCATGGGAATTAAAAAGTTAGTTGCTTCCCCGTTGATTCTCAAACCTATATTTAGCATCGTCCGCCGACCCGGCTTTGTGCGTCGCTGGGTTAGTCTTGCTTACGCCAATCCTGAAGCCATCACCGATGAACTGGTGGACATTTTAGCAGGGCCGCCCCAAGACAGAGGTTCAGCCCGTGCTTTTAGTGCCTTGTTTCGAGCTGCGATCGCTGTTAACTTTAGTCCTAGTGTCAAAACGATATTACCCACCTTAACAGTGCCAATGCTGCTGATTTGGGGGCAGAAAGACAAATTTGTCCCACCTGTACTGGCACAGAGATTTACTCAATACAACGAAAAGCTCGAATTACTTAACTTAGAAAATGCTGGGCATTGTCCCCATGATGAATGCCCAGAACAAATTAATCAAGTGATTCTAGATTGGATTAACAGGCACAGTCAGACTCAGCCACCAATGCAGCACAGCCCGGACAAGCCACTGATTCCCAATCAATGA
- a CDS encoding BON domain-containing protein, translated as MSWLKRLFGLEKPKNAQVNPQPQQVPPSASTSAAPATTQSIPPERLGLNGEYDQSGLAKRVALAFDEDSQLTDIETLWVAQTSSTVVLKGKVPSQDILNKMVAAARSVNGATGVDTNEVTVG; from the coding sequence ATGAGTTGGTTAAAAAGACTGTTTGGATTAGAGAAACCGAAAAATGCCCAAGTAAATCCTCAACCGCAGCAAGTACCGCCAAGTGCTAGTACTAGCGCGGCTCCTGCTACTACGCAATCAATTCCGCCAGAACGTTTGGGATTGAATGGAGAATACGACCAAAGCGGGTTAGCCAAGCGGGTGGCTTTGGCGTTTGATGAAGATTCGCAACTTACTGATATTGAAACTCTCTGGGTGGCTCAAACAAGTAGCACTGTGGTTTTGAAAGGTAAAGTTCCCAGCCAAGATATCCTCAACAAGATGGTGGCGGCGGCACGTTCAGTTAATGGTGCTACAGGTGTTGATACTAATGAAGTCACTGTTGGATAA
- the ilvN gene encoding acetolactate synthase small subunit, whose amino-acid sequence MKHTLSVLVEDEAGVLSRISSLFARRGFNIESLAVGPAEQGGVSRITMIVPGDDRVIEQLTKQLYKLVNVLKVQDITETPCVERELMLLKVNATSSNRPEVVELAQIFRARVVDVSEDSVTLEVVGDPGKMVAIVQVLQKFGLREIARTGKIALTRESGVNTELLKSLEAKV is encoded by the coding sequence ATGAAACATACCCTTTCCGTTTTGGTAGAAGATGAGGCGGGGGTTTTGTCCCGTATCTCTAGTTTATTTGCGCGTCGTGGCTTTAATATAGAAAGCCTCGCAGTTGGTCCAGCAGAGCAAGGAGGAGTTTCCCGCATTACGATGATTGTACCCGGAGACGATCGCGTAATTGAGCAACTCACCAAGCAACTGTATAAGTTAGTCAATGTCCTTAAAGTCCAAGACATCACCGAAACTCCTTGTGTAGAGCGAGAATTGATGCTTTTGAAAGTGAATGCTACTAGCAGCAATCGCCCAGAAGTAGTCGAACTGGCTCAAATTTTCCGGGCGCGAGTGGTAGATGTGTCTGAAGATTCTGTCACTCTCGAAGTTGTGGGAGATCCTGGTAAGATGGTGGCCATCGTCCAAGTCTTACAAAAATTTGGTCTGAGGGAAATCGCCCGCACTGGCAAAATTGCCCTGACTCGTGAGTCTGGTGTAAATACTGAGTTGCTGAAATCTTTAGAAGCCAAAGTTTAA
- a CDS encoding peptidase domain-containing ABC transporter, whose translation MTTVFSHQYLGEKLTYTLGETLLKQELQSCLASMELVEPPVAKQFWQSAKMNAGIYVILAGKVRLSDSSDDLITTLSVWSSFGEMTLFPESNFSDYTARASTNLELGYLRQEVLQGLMDKYPQIRDRLFSRAELWDLLLSCRQNSQFPAHPAQFQAMLKALSFFERHNLEIGSVNTQFPDSQLWLLYKGQLLHSDGHSLTPAQISAEPNQGHWQAIQPTIAYILKSSNWPKALEHCQDLAAFVPQPEQYTTAETGNQTEWKNTNRSDSSPSKRPRPYPIAQVIPFRQREPESPAQQNKPLPYFPSPKVQMGHWWKRLSKRYPFYAQQSASDCGCACLVMVGKYWGKHLSVNRLRDMTNVSRSGASLRALAAVGENLGFATRPVKATFDKFAEQSLPAIAHWEGNHFIVVYEITKKRVIVGDPAIGQRKLTRSQFNAGWTGYALLLQPTELLKQTKNESANFWKFFELIKPHYSVLLEVFVASVLMQIFGLVTPVFTQLLLDRVLVQGSIPTLNAVGMGMIVFGLFGIAMNAVRQYLLDHTANRVSISLLVGFIKHTFRLPLAYFESRYVGDIVSRIQENQKIQRFLTGETLSIILDMLTLVIYLSMMFWYSWRMTLFVLFTVPPFFILALASTNILRRISREIFNAGAKENSYLIESLSGIRTVRSLAIEQTVRWHWEELLNDLVKKGFHAQVIGNRLRIISGVIQTFVNASLMWFGAWQVIQGELTMGQLVAFNMLVGNVLSPFQRLSMLWNELQEIIISTERINDVLEAEPEEDLQNKPRKPLDRLNGRICFQNVTFRYHAESETNVLENINFEIQPDQMVAVVGRSGSGKTTLSKLILGLYPPTDGKVLIDGFDVNNISLRSLRSQIGVVDQDTFLFGGTIRENIGIAHPEATLEEITQAARWAGADEFIQQMPMGYESQIGESGGMLSGGQRQRLAIARALLGNPRLLLFDEATSHLDSESERIIQNNFKTILQGRTSVIIAHRLSTVRNADLILVLDRGVLVESGTHDELIAKQGHYYYLNQQQLAQVV comes from the coding sequence ATGACAACGGTATTTTCCCATCAATATTTAGGTGAGAAACTAACTTACACTTTGGGAGAGACGCTTTTAAAACAAGAACTGCAAAGCTGTTTGGCATCTATGGAACTGGTGGAGCCACCAGTGGCAAAGCAGTTCTGGCAATCCGCAAAAATGAACGCTGGTATCTACGTCATTCTTGCAGGTAAAGTCAGATTGTCAGATAGTTCTGATGACTTAATAACGACTCTATCAGTGTGGTCTTCATTTGGTGAAATGACTTTGTTTCCAGAGTCAAACTTTAGTGATTACACCGCCAGAGCTTCGACAAATTTAGAACTTGGGTATCTCAGACAAGAGGTATTGCAAGGATTGATGGATAAATATCCTCAAATTCGCGATCGCTTGTTTTCTCGTGCAGAACTATGGGATTTACTGCTTTCATGTCGCCAAAACTCACAATTTCCGGCACACCCCGCCCAATTTCAGGCGATGCTCAAGGCTTTATCCTTCTTTGAGCGACACAACCTAGAGATTGGCTCTGTAAATACTCAATTCCCCGATTCCCAATTATGGCTGTTGTACAAAGGTCAACTACTACATTCCGATGGTCACTCTTTGACACCAGCCCAAATCTCTGCTGAACCGAATCAGGGTCATTGGCAAGCCATACAACCAACAATTGCTTACATTCTCAAAAGTTCCAACTGGCCAAAAGCACTGGAACACTGCCAGGATTTAGCTGCCTTTGTTCCTCAGCCTGAACAATACACAACTGCGGAGACGGGAAATCAGACGGAATGGAAAAACACGAATAGAAGCGACTCTTCCCCATCCAAAAGACCACGCCCATACCCCATAGCCCAAGTTATACCCTTTCGCCAGCGAGAACCAGAATCACCAGCACAGCAGAATAAACCACTGCCTTACTTTCCCAGTCCGAAAGTGCAAATGGGGCATTGGTGGAAACGTTTGAGCAAACGCTATCCCTTCTATGCACAACAAAGTGCTTCAGACTGTGGCTGTGCTTGCTTAGTGATGGTTGGGAAGTATTGGGGTAAACACTTGAGTGTAAATCGCTTGCGGGATATGACCAACGTTAGCCGCAGTGGTGCATCTCTACGTGCCTTAGCAGCAGTAGGAGAAAACCTCGGTTTTGCTACCCGTCCGGTGAAAGCTACTTTCGATAAGTTTGCCGAACAATCTTTACCTGCGATCGCACATTGGGAAGGTAACCACTTCATTGTCGTTTATGAAATCACCAAAAAGCGCGTCATCGTCGGTGATCCTGCCATCGGTCAACGAAAGCTGACCAGAAGCCAATTTAATGCCGGTTGGACTGGTTATGCCTTACTACTGCAACCTACAGAGCTGCTGAAACAGACCAAGAATGAGAGTGCCAACTTCTGGAAATTCTTTGAATTAATTAAACCGCACTATTCAGTACTACTAGAAGTCTTCGTCGCCAGTGTGCTGATGCAAATATTTGGACTAGTAACCCCAGTATTTACCCAGCTATTACTAGATCGAGTCCTGGTGCAAGGCAGCATTCCCACCTTAAACGCCGTAGGTATGGGAATGATCGTTTTTGGTTTGTTCGGCATTGCCATGAATGCAGTGCGGCAATATCTGCTGGATCACACAGCCAATCGCGTCAGCATCTCCCTACTTGTGGGTTTTATTAAACATACCTTCCGCTTACCCCTGGCTTATTTCGAGTCGCGTTATGTCGGAGATATTGTCTCTCGGATTCAAGAAAACCAAAAAATTCAGCGCTTCCTCACCGGCGAAACCTTATCAATCATCCTGGATATGCTGACATTAGTGATCTATCTGAGCATGATGTTTTGGTATAGCTGGCGCATGACTTTATTCGTACTATTTACAGTGCCGCCATTTTTTATTCTGGCACTGGCAAGCACAAATATTTTGCGTCGTATTTCCAGAGAGATTTTTAACGCTGGAGCCAAAGAAAATAGTTATCTGATCGAATCTCTATCAGGCATTCGCACAGTGCGTTCATTAGCCATTGAACAGACAGTACGCTGGCATTGGGAAGAGCTGCTAAATGATTTAGTTAAAAAAGGCTTTCATGCCCAAGTGATTGGTAATCGCCTGCGAATCATTAGTGGCGTTATTCAAACCTTTGTCAATGCTTCCTTGATGTGGTTTGGCGCATGGCAAGTCATTCAAGGAGAACTGACAATGGGGCAATTAGTAGCTTTCAATATGTTGGTGGGTAACGTCTTGAGTCCGTTTCAACGGCTATCAATGCTGTGGAATGAATTGCAGGAAATTATTATTTCTACAGAACGGATTAATGATGTTTTAGAAGCCGAACCAGAAGAAGACTTGCAAAACAAACCCCGCAAGCCTCTAGATAGACTCAATGGTCGCATTTGCTTTCAAAATGTCACATTTCGTTATCATGCCGAAAGTGAGACTAATGTGCTGGAAAATATCAACTTTGAAATCCAGCCAGATCAAATGGTAGCAGTAGTGGGGCGCAGTGGTTCAGGAAAAACAACTTTGAGCAAGTTGATTTTAGGTTTATACCCACCAACAGATGGCAAAGTTCTGATTGACGGCTTTGATGTTAATAATATATCCTTGCGATCGCTACGTTCTCAAATCGGTGTAGTTGATCAAGACACCTTTCTATTTGGTGGCACCATTCGAGAAAACATAGGCATTGCCCACCCAGAAGCTACCTTAGAAGAAATTACACAAGCCGCACGATGGGCTGGCGCAGATGAATTTATTCAGCAAATGCCAATGGGTTATGAATCCCAAATTGGTGAAAGTGGCGGAATGCTTTCTGGTGGACAACGCCAACGCCTAGCCATTGCCAGAGCTTTACTCGGCAACCCCCGGTTATTACTATTTGATGAAGCCACCAGTCACCTAGACTCGGAATCAGAAAGGATTATTCAGAACAACTTCAAAACAATTCTCCAAGGGCGTACCAGCGTCATTATTGCCCATCGCCTTTCCACTGTCCGCAATGCTGATCTAATTTTAGTTTTAGATCGAGGCGTATTAGTAGAAAGCGGTACTCATGACGAATTAATCGCTAAACAAGGACATTACTACTATCTCAATCAACAACAACTAGCTCAAGTAGTTTAA